The following coding sequences are from one Capsicum annuum cultivar UCD-10X-F1 chromosome 3, UCD10Xv1.1, whole genome shotgun sequence window:
- the LOC107864325 gene encoding UDP-glucuronate 4-epimerase 6, which yields MASPPDTSKTTKLERYNSYIRRVNSTKLIAASSKLLFRVTLLVALLLIFFFTINYPPLTPEKNPHNSMNNIHTTTHNLLSSAIYGGGASWEKQVRHSSTPHRPNGLSVLVTGAAGFVGSHCSLALKKRGDGVLGLDNFNSYYDPSLKRARQNQLSKHQIFIVEGDINDSELLQKLFDIVPFTHILHLAAQAGVRYAMQNPLSYVNSNVAGFVNLLEVAKSADPQPAIVWASSSSVYGLNTKVPFSEEDVTDKPASLYAATKKAGEAIAHTYNHIYGLSLTGLRFFTVYGPWGRPDMAYFFFTKDMIQGKSINIYVSQNDKEVARDFTYIDDIVKGCVGALDTAEKSTGSGGKKKGPAQLRVYNLGNTSPVSVKKLVAILENLLNIKAKKNVIKMPRNGDVPFTHANVSLALRDFGYKPTTDLSSGLRKFVKWYVSYYGIQSRVKKENESEK from the coding sequence ATGGCATCGCCACCCGACACTAGCAAAACCACAAAGCTAGAGCGTTACAACAGCTATATTCGAAGAGTGAATAGCACAAAACTCATAGCGGCATCATCAAAACTCTTATTTCGTGTCACTTTATTAGTGGCActcttacttattttcttcttcactaTAAATTACCCTCCATTAACTCCAGAAAAAAATCCCCATAATTCCATGAACAACATTCACACCACTACTCATAACCTTCTCTCTTCCGCCATATACGGCGGTGGGGCATCGTGGGAGAAACAAGTACGTCACTCCTCCACGCCCCACCGCCCTAACGGCCTCTCCGTCCTCGTGACGGGGGCAGCAGGTTTCGTTGGTTCTCATTGCTCTTTAGCATTGAAGAAACGCGGCGACGGCGTTCTTGGTCTGGACAATTTCAATTCTTACTACGATCCATCGCTCAAGCGCGCTCGTCAAAATCAGCTGTCGAAACATCAAATTTTCATAGTCGAAGGCGACATCAATGACTCTGAGCTTCTTCAGAAGCTCTTCGACATCGTTCCCTTCACTCACATCCTTCATTTAGCTGCACAGGCAGGCGTACGCTACGCTATGCAGAATCCACTCTCCTACGTTAACTCAAACGTAGCAGGATTCGTCAATCTTCTGGAAGTTGCTAAATCTGCAGATCCACAACCAGCCATTGTCTGGGCCTCTTCTAGCTCCGTATACGGTTTGAATACAAAAGTTCCTTTCTCTGAAGAAGACGTAACTGATAAACCTGCAAGTTTATACGCTGCAACGAAGAAAGCAGGAGAGGCAATTGCACATACGTATAACCATATATACGGACTTTCATTAACAGGTTTGCGTTTCTTCACTGTCTACGGACCTTGGGGAAGACCAGACATGGCGTACTTTTTTTTCACCAAGGACATGATTCAAGGAAAATCAATAAACATTTACGTTTCTCAAAATGATAAAGAGGTGGCGCGTGACTTCACGTACATAGATGATATAGTAAAAGGCTGCGTCGGCGCGTTGGACACGGCGGAGAAGAGCACCGGAAGCGGCGGAAAGAAAAAAGGTCCGGCCCAATTAAGAGTGTATAATTTGGGGAACACGTCACCAGTGTCGGTGAAGAAGTTAGTGGCAATTTTGGAAAATTTGTTGAACATTAAGGCTAAAAAGAATGTTATTAAAATGCCACGAAACGGCGACGTTCCGTTTACACATGCTAATGTGAGTTTGGCATTGAGGGATTTTGGGTATAAGCCTACAACTGATTTGTCAAGTGGATTGAGGAAATTTGTTAAGTGGTATGTGAGTTATTATGGGATTCAATCAAGggtaaaaaaggaaaatgaaagt